In one Methylocaldum szegediense genomic region, the following are encoded:
- a CDS encoding class I SAM-dependent methyltransferase: MMTLTLDTPALARQYEDLSDKQYEHGKLLIQALGLGLGWRVLDIGCGTGRLTEYVAGLVGKAGHVVGIDPLQTRIEIARARASTNLSFQVGRAERLDGFFDNSFDAVYLNSVFHWLSEKRQSLAEIYRVLKSGGRLGISTASKERPHELDRIVQTVLRRPPYARYPDALETPPYKVTSEELSALLEQAGFRVRTVEIRSFTDYFDSPGTVIHFSNASSFGHFLSGLPQFLRTAAIREIEFELEKYRRPEGIVLTRNVIFAVAEKK; the protein is encoded by the coding sequence ATGATGACCCTGACTCTCGATACTCCTGCGCTGGCCAGGCAGTACGAGGATCTCAGTGATAAACAATACGAGCACGGCAAACTTCTGATTCAGGCGCTCGGTCTTGGACTGGGCTGGCGCGTTCTGGATATAGGCTGTGGCACGGGCCGGCTGACCGAATACGTCGCGGGCCTAGTGGGCAAAGCTGGACATGTCGTGGGCATCGATCCGCTGCAAACGCGGATCGAGATCGCACGCGCCCGAGCCTCCACCAATCTCTCGTTTCAAGTCGGGCGTGCCGAGCGTCTGGATGGCTTCTTCGACAACAGCTTCGATGCGGTTTACCTCAACAGCGTGTTTCACTGGCTGTCGGAGAAACGTCAAAGCCTTGCCGAAATTTACCGTGTGCTGAAGTCCGGCGGGCGGCTCGGCATCAGTACCGCTTCCAAAGAGCGGCCTCACGAGCTCGACAGGATCGTGCAAACCGTGCTTAGGCGTCCGCCTTACGCTCGGTACCCGGACGCCTTGGAGACGCCGCCGTACAAGGTGACTTCGGAGGAACTGTCGGCGCTGCTGGAGCAAGCCGGATTCCGGGTGAGAACCGTCGAGATTCGGAGTTTCACCGATTATTTCGACAGCCCGGGGACAGTGATTCATTTTTCCAATGCCAGTTCGTTCGGCCATTTTCTGAGCGGACTGCCGCAATTTCTTCGTACCGCGGCCATTCGGGAGATCGAATTCGAGCTGGAAAAATATCGCCGTCCGGAGGGCATCGTGCTGACACGCAATGTGATCTTTGCCGTGGCAGAAAAGAAATGA
- a CDS encoding NADP(H)-dependent aldo-keto reductase, with translation MKYYPLGRTGLEVSRICLGTMTFGEQNTEKEGHEQLDFAVDAGINFIDTAEMYPVPPRAETYGATERIIGSWLKRSGKRDQVILATKAAGPAKLLSQASHIRGGASHFNRRNLEEAVNGSLKRLQTDYIDLYQLHWPDRSTNHFGRLGYTHVADEITVPIAETLKVLDDLVRAGKIRHIGVSNETPWGVAQFLKLSERGVGPRIASIQNPYNLLNRTYEIGLAEFSHREHVSLLAYSPLGFGVLSGKYLNGARPRGARLSLWERFSRYSGPNSEKAVEAYVALAREYDLDPAKMALAYVNSRPFVTSTIIGATTLEQLRSNIASIDLELPLGVLEGIEAIHANYPNPAP, from the coding sequence ATGAAATATTATCCCCTGGGCCGTACCGGCCTCGAAGTGAGCCGCATCTGTCTCGGCACCATGACTTTCGGTGAGCAAAATACCGAGAAGGAGGGCCATGAACAATTGGACTTCGCGGTCGACGCCGGGATCAATTTCATCGACACGGCGGAGATGTACCCGGTGCCGCCGCGGGCGGAGACCTACGGCGCAACCGAACGCATCATCGGCTCTTGGCTCAAGCGCAGCGGAAAGCGCGACCAGGTGATTCTCGCCACCAAGGCGGCCGGGCCGGCGAAGTTGCTGTCCCAAGCCAGCCATATTCGTGGCGGCGCATCGCACTTCAACCGAAGGAATCTGGAAGAGGCGGTCAACGGCAGCCTGAAGAGGCTGCAAACGGATTACATCGATCTCTACCAGCTGCACTGGCCGGATCGCAGTACGAACCATTTCGGCCGACTGGGTTATACCCATGTAGCCGACGAAATCACCGTGCCGATCGCAGAAACCCTGAAAGTGCTGGATGATCTGGTCAGGGCGGGCAAGATCCGCCATATCGGCGTGTCCAATGAAACGCCCTGGGGCGTGGCGCAATTTCTGAAGCTCTCCGAGCGCGGCGTCGGCCCGCGCATCGCCAGCATTCAGAATCCCTACAATCTCTTGAACCGGACCTACGAAATCGGTCTCGCCGAGTTCTCCCACCGCGAGCACGTAAGCCTTCTCGCGTATTCGCCGCTGGGTTTCGGGGTGTTATCCGGCAAATATCTGAATGGTGCGCGGCCCCGGGGTGCGCGCCTCAGTTTGTGGGAGCGGTTTTCGCGCTACAGCGGCCCAAATTCGGAAAAGGCCGTGGAGGCATATGTAGCGTTGGCGCGAGAATATGATCTCGATCCGGCGAAGATGGCCTTGGCCTATGTTAATAGCCGGCCGTTCGTCACCAGCACCATCATCGGTGCCACCACGCTGGAACAGTTGCGTAGTAACATCGCCAGCATCGATCTGGAATTGCCTTTGGGCGTCCTCGAAGGCATCGAGGCGATCCACGCCAACTATCCGAATCCGGCGCCTTGA
- the def gene encoding peptide deformylase, with protein MSNLSLRLKIVQAGEPVLRQRARPLSAEEILSKEIQDLIEHMRETLRDVPGVGLAAPQVGLPLQLAVIEDRQEYQTGKLSEEELAVRERVPIPFHVIVNPEIVEYSQDTATFYEGCLSVAGFLAKVERARSVRVTCLDHRGQLRTIEARGWYARILQHEIDHLHGRLYLDRMDSRSFSTFENYDRYRDDRVVAPEAP; from the coding sequence ATGTCGAATCTCTCTCTACGGCTGAAAATCGTCCAGGCTGGCGAACCCGTGTTGCGCCAGCGAGCCCGGCCTTTGAGCGCGGAAGAAATCCTGAGCAAGGAAATTCAGGACTTGATCGAACACATGCGGGAAACCCTCCGAGATGTACCGGGCGTCGGCCTCGCCGCGCCCCAAGTCGGTCTGCCGCTGCAACTGGCGGTGATCGAGGACCGGCAAGAATACCAGACCGGGAAACTCAGCGAGGAAGAACTCGCGGTGCGGGAACGAGTGCCGATTCCCTTCCATGTCATCGTCAATCCGGAAATCGTCGAATATTCCCAGGATACGGCGACCTTTTACGAAGGCTGCCTGAGCGTGGCCGGATTCCTGGCCAAGGTCGAACGGGCCCGGTCGGTGCGAGTGACCTGCCTGGATCACCGTGGCCAGCTACGGACTATCGAAGCCCGCGGCTGGTACGCACGCATTCTCCAGCACGAGATCGATCATCTGCACGGCCGGCTGTACCTGGACCGCATGGACTCGCGTTCTTTCAGCACTTTCGAGAATTACGATCGATATCGAGACGATCGCGTGGTCGCGCCCGAGGCACCATAA
- a CDS encoding pyridoxal phosphate-dependent aminotransferase: MNFPLSRRVSDLQASDIRLMTRECERVGGINLGQGLGDLPVPAPVRNGAFKAIAANRNSYSQSEGIADLRLAIAAKLLCDNGLEADPEREIIVTHGATGAFFAALTALLNPGDGILLPEPYYGYHLNTIRLCGLEPHFLTLREPAFELEEAALRAAVRPNTRAIVLCTPSNPSGKMLSDEEIRRVERVAAEHDLLVITDEIYEYITYDGRQHISPATVGSLRERTISIFGFSKTFSITGWRLGYAVAPEPLAAAINLVNDLAYVCAPTPLQYGVLEGLQASPEYFDQLRIIYQQKRDILCEGLAAAGIEPSVPSGAYYVLADIGRFGYPNAKAGALSLLEQTGVAAVPGSAFYRSGKGEHLVRFCFAKDDAILREAVRRLRRFRPAD, translated from the coding sequence ATGAATTTTCCGCTCTCCCGCCGCGTCTCGGACCTCCAGGCTTCCGATATTCGCCTCATGACCCGCGAGTGCGAGCGGGTGGGCGGCATCAATCTCGGCCAGGGCTTGGGCGATTTGCCTGTTCCCGCGCCGGTGCGGAACGGAGCGTTCAAGGCGATCGCGGCCAATCGCAACAGCTATTCCCAGTCGGAAGGCATCGCCGATTTGCGCCTAGCGATCGCGGCCAAGCTCCTTTGTGACAACGGCCTCGAAGCCGATCCCGAGCGGGAAATCATTGTCACTCATGGTGCGACCGGAGCTTTTTTCGCCGCCCTCACCGCCCTACTCAATCCCGGCGACGGCATCCTGCTCCCGGAACCCTATTACGGCTACCATCTCAACACCATCCGCCTGTGCGGGCTGGAGCCTCACTTCCTGACGCTCCGAGAGCCCGCGTTCGAGCTGGAGGAAGCGGCTTTGCGCGCCGCCGTGCGTCCCAACACGCGGGCGATCGTTCTCTGCACACCGTCGAATCCCAGCGGCAAGATGCTGAGCGACGAGGAAATCCGTCGCGTGGAGCGCGTCGCCGCCGAGCACGACCTGCTGGTCATCACGGACGAAATCTATGAATACATCACCTACGACGGCCGGCAACACATCTCTCCGGCCACTGTCGGCTCCCTCCGGGAACGTACCATCAGCATTTTTGGATTCTCCAAGACGTTCAGTATCACAGGTTGGCGACTGGGCTACGCCGTGGCCCCGGAACCCTTGGCCGCCGCCATCAACCTGGTCAACGACCTCGCCTACGTCTGCGCCCCCACGCCCTTGCAATACGGCGTCCTCGAAGGATTGCAGGCCTCGCCCGAGTATTTCGACCAACTCCGGATCATCTACCAGCAAAAGCGCGACATCTTGTGCGAAGGATTGGCGGCGGCCGGAATCGAGCCGTCGGTCCCGAGCGGCGCGTACTATGTCCTAGCCGACATCGGACGCTTTGGCTATCCGAACGCAAAGGCCGGCGCACTTTCCCTCCTGGAGCAAACCGGGGTAGCCGCTGTGCCCGGGAGCGCGTTTTATCGCAGCGGCAAGGGCGAGCATCTCGTCCGATTCTGTTTTGCGAAGGACGACGCCATCCTGCGAGAGGCGGTACGCCGCCTGCGGCGTTTTCGTCCCGCGGATTAG
- a CDS encoding glutathione binding-like protein — MPTLFVAPGACSFGAHVVLKELDIPHDIAVVPLRTPDSPIFKVNPLGRVPALKLDSGEVLTENGAILPFLGDLKPEAGLFAPVGSLERARIQEWIGFLNSDLHRAFRPVNRPELFHPDASVHEAIRAKGLERLVDLLEFVDKKLEGKTWVVGERFTIADAYLGVFWSWLKRSRPELLSWLPNLSAFGSRFDARPSVQAALAAEQTPSERQAAA; from the coding sequence ATGCCTACGCTTTTCGTCGCACCCGGTGCCTGCTCCTTCGGAGCCCATGTCGTACTGAAGGAGCTCGACATTCCGCATGATATCGCCGTGGTTCCGCTCCGCACGCCCGATTCGCCGATCTTCAAGGTCAACCCCTTGGGCCGGGTACCGGCTCTGAAACTGGACTCCGGCGAAGTGCTCACCGAAAACGGCGCGATCCTGCCTTTTCTCGGCGATCTCAAACCCGAGGCGGGTCTGTTCGCACCGGTGGGTTCGTTGGAGCGTGCCCGCATCCAAGAATGGATCGGCTTTCTTAATTCCGACCTGCACCGGGCTTTTCGTCCAGTGAACCGCCCGGAATTGTTCCATCCCGATGCTTCCGTCCACGAGGCCATACGAGCCAAAGGGTTGGAGCGATTGGTCGATCTGCTCGAGTTCGTGGACAAGAAGCTGGAAGGGAAAACCTGGGTTGTCGGAGAACGCTTCACGATCGCCGACGCCTATCTCGGCGTATTTTGGTCCTGGCTGAAGCGGAGCCGGCCGGAGTTACTGTCTTGGCTGCCCAATCTATCCGCCTTCGGCAGCCGCTTCGACGCGCGTCCATCCGTGCAAGCTGCCTTGGCGGCTGAGCAAACTCCAAGTGAGCGACAAGCCGCGGCATGA